Sequence from the Verrucomicrobiia bacterium genome:
CATATCCGCAACATCGGGGACACGACGCGCTGGACGACGATTGGGACAAACGGGACGGTGATTCATACTGTCGAGCACGTGCTGGCGACGCTGAATGGTTACGGGATCGATAATTTGATCATCGAACTGGATGGGAACGAGCCGCCCGTTGGCGACGGCAGCGCAGCGCCGTACGTCAAATTAGTCAAGGACGCGGGCATCCAGCCACAGGAAGGCAAGCGCGAGATTTTTCAGCCGCGGGAGATAGTGCACGTCGAGGTGGGGGACTCACTGGCGGTGGTCGTGCCGAGTGATCAGTTGCGCATCAGTTGCACGATTCATTACGGCAAACCCGGACTCGACGCGCAGTTCCTGAGTTTGGCCATCGAGCCGGAGACGTTTGAGACGCAGATTTCGCCGGCGCGGACGTTTGCGCTTTACGAAGAGATCCAGCATCTCATCGATCACGGATTGATCAAGGGCGGCAGCCTCGAGAACGCGGTGTTGATCCGCAATGAAAGCATTTTAGCCACCGAGCCGCTGCGATTTCGCGATGAGTTCGTGCGGCACAAGATTCTCGACGTGCTCGGCGACATCGTGTTGCTGGGGCGGCCGCTGGCGGCGCACATCATCACGATTCGACCGGGACATTCCTGCAATGCGGCGCTGACGAAGGCGCTGGCGAAGGTGATGGAGAAAGAGCAGCCCGCGCCGGTTTCGTTTGCGCCGCCGATGGCAGCGGGCACGCCGATGGAGCAGGCGATGGATACCATGCAGTTGTTGAACGTCCTGCCGCATCGGTATCCGTTTATGCTGGTTGACCGCATCATCAAGATCGAGGGCGAAGAGAAAATCATCGGACTCAAGAACGTGACGATCAACGAGCCGTTTTTCCAGGGGCATTTCCCCGGTCATCCCATCATGCCCGGCGTTCTGCAATTGGAGGCGATCGCGCAGGTGGCAGGTGTCTTGATGCTGCGTGCGGGCGAGAACGCCGGCAAGGTCGCATACTTCATGAGCGCCAACAACGTGAAGTGGCGTAAACCGGTTCGTCCCGGCGATCAGCTCATTATCGAAGTCGAAATGGGCCGTGCCCGCGGCAAGATCGCCAAGGCCAAAGGCGTTTGTAAGGTGGCCGGCGAAGTCGTCAGCGAAGCGGAAGTGATGTTTAGCGTCGTGGAGGGGTAGTTCACCGCGAAACATACCAAGCAGACGCGAATACGGCGGAGTCGGCTTATTGCGGCGTGATTCGAACGCGATAGTAACGGGCGGAACCCTGCAGCGCTCCGTTTTGATCCAGATAGTTGGTTGTCGTGCTCCCCAGAATCGGCATGTAGATGGCCGGACTGATATCCGCGAAGCTTCCAGACAGTTTGTTTGTGGAAGCCTGCAGATAGCACGTCCTGCCGGCGACGGTTGTCCATGAGACACGGATATTCTTGCCTTCGACGGCGATGCCACGCACCGCCTCCGGTAACGGCTCGAGGCAGACATTCCACGAACCACTGTTGTCACCGTAGCCGCTGTCATTGAAATAGAGGGTCAACGGTCCCGAAGCCGGGGCGGAGAACTGGCCGCTGGCGCCGAGTTGGATGCATTGTCCATTGACCTTGCCGACCAAGGAGAAAGCCTTGAGTCCGGGGCAGGTAAAACTGTCGTCAGCGATGGCCGGGGCGCACGCACCGGCCACGATGTTGCCGTCAGGATCAGACTGGCAACCATCGAGATTGAAGCCGGCCTTGCCCGACGCTTGATAGCCATAGGGTTGACCCGCAACGACGTTTCCAAAAGGAACACCGCCGGAGGCACTGGCGGGGAGATTCGCACAAGCTTGTTGAACCGGCGTGATGCAGACGCTCCAAGAGCCACTATTGTCGCCGTAGTTACTGTCATTGAAATAAAGGGTCAACGGTCCCGAAGCCGGGGCGGAGAACTGGCCGCTGGTGCCGAGTTGGATACATTGTCCATTGACCTTGCCGACCAGGGAGAAAGCCTTGAGACCGGGGCAGGTGAAGCTGCCGTCGCCAACGGCCGGGGCGCACGCACCGGCCACGATATTGCCGTCAGGGTCGGACTGGCAGCCGTCGAGATTGTAGCCGATGACGCCATACGCATGATAGCTGTAGGTCTGTCCGGCAATGACACTGCCGTAAGCGGCACCACCGGTTGCACTGCCGGGGACATTCGGACAAGCCTGTTGGACCGGTTTGATGCACACGCTGAAGGAGCCGCCGTTATCGCCGTAGCCACTGTCGTTGTAGACCAGGGTCAATGTACCCGAGGCTGGGGCGAGGAAAGTTCCGCTGGTGCCGAGTTGGAGGCACTGACCGTTGATTTTGCCGACGAGTGAGAACGCTTTCAGACCGGGGCAGGTAAAGCTATTATCCGCAGTGGCTGGCTGGCAGGCACCGGCCACGATGTTGCCGTCGGGATCGGACTGACAACCGTCGAGATTGAACCCGACAGTGCCCGAAGCCTGATAGCTGTAGGTTTGGCCGGCCACAATGCTGCCAAAGGAGGCACCGGCGGCGCTGTTGCCAGGAACCGTTGGACAGGATTGCTGCACAGGCGTGATACAGACGTTCCACGAACCGCTATTGTCGCCGTAGATGCTGTCGTTAAAGTAGAGGATCAGCGGGCCGGAGGACGGCGCGACGAATGTGCCGCCGCTACCCAGCTGGAGGCACTGACCGTTGACCTTGGCGACGAGTGAAAAGGCCTTGAGTCCGGGGCAGGTGAAACTGCCATCGGCAGTGGCCGGGCTGCAAGCTCCGGCGACGATGTTCCCGTCAGGGTCGGCCTGGCAGCCGTCGGAATTGTAGCCGATGACGCCCAAGGCCTGATAGCTGTAGGTCTGACCGGCCACAACATTGCCATAGGATAGGCCACCTGATGTCGTGCCCAAAACAGTCGCACAAGTCTGCGAAACCGGTGTGATGCACACGCTAAAGGAGCCACTGTTGTCGCCGTACCCGCTGTCATTGTAATACAGGGTCAATGTGCCCGAGGACGAAGCGACGAATGCGCCGCTGCTGCCCAACTGGAGGCATTGTCCGTTGATTTTGCCGACGAGAGAAAACGCCTTGAGTCCGGGACACTTGAAACTGTTATCGCCAGTGGCTGGACCGCAGGCGCCGGCGACGATGTTGCCGTCGGGATCAGACTGGCAGCCATCAAAGTTGTACCCGACGGCACCAGACGCCTGGTAGCTGTACGTTTGGCCGGCGACGACACTGCCAAACGAAACGCCGGCGGCCGCAGCGCCAGAAACGCTCGTGCAGTTCTGCTGGATTTGTGTCGAGGTAACGCAGGCACTGAAACCGCCACTGTTGTCACCATAGCCGCTGTCATTGTAGTACAACGTTAATGGGCCCGAGGACGGGGCGACGAAGGTTCCACCGCTGCCCAACTGGATACACTGGCCGTTGACTTTGCCGACGAGGGAAAAGGCCTTGAGTCCGGGGCAATTGAAACCGTTGTCGCCAATGGCCGGGCCACAGGCGCCGGCCACGATGTTGCCGTCAGGATCGGACTGGCAACCGTCGAAATTGTACCCTGCGGCTCCGGAAGCCTGGTAGGTGTATGTTTGGCCGGCGGCAACACTGCCAAAGGAGACGCCGTTGGCGGCTGTGGCGGGCACGCTGGCACAAATGCTTTGGGCGTTTACTTCCCGTGTGTTATAGACTGCCGCGAGCGATATCGCCAGTAATGCCAGATTGTTTCTCACATTCCACCTTTCCGTTCGAATCACCGTAGCATCGCATCGCGCAGACGGGGCGCGTGGAACCGAGAGCCGATCCCACGAATGAGATATTATCAAGTTTCTACGCCTTTAAGTTCGAAGCGTCAAGATGTTTCGGGTATGTGGTTTACCCTTGTTGCGCGTTCGCTTGCCCTGTAAAGTTTTCCTCATGAGATTTCCGCTTTCCTTCTGCCTGGCGGCGATCCTCGCGGTGGCCGGCCCAGCCGCACACGCAGAGCGCATGGATGGCACGAAGTGGAAAGTCACAGTCACACCTGACGAGGAATCTGCTAAGAAGGGAGCGAAGGGGTTCGAGGACGAATTGATCTTCACTGAAGGCCGGTTCACCTCCACGGCGATGCTGGCGCATGGGTTCAAGGCGGGTCCGTATCGGTACGAGACCGAAGATGCCGACGTCGAATGGGCGGCCGACAAGCAGAATGACGCCAAGGACCTAGCGGGGTGGGGCGGCCGGGTCGACGGCAAGACCACGAGCGGCAATTTCCATTGGCAGAAGAAGGACGGCACTTCGCTTTTCTTCAAGTTCACCGGCACAAAAGAATGACGGAACCCGTTGTCGGTACGGTACCTGGAGGCCATTCCGGATCGCATTGTCGCCATTTTTACCTTCCCTTTTGAGACGCTGTGAAGTATCCTCCCGTCCACGCTCAGATCAAATCATGAATAAGCCCACGCGTCTGAACCCCTGTCGGTTCCT
This genomic interval carries:
- a CDS encoding bifunctional UDP-3-O-[3-hydroxymyristoyl] N-acetylglucosamine deacetylase/3-hydroxyacyl-ACP dehydratase, with protein sequence MLKQQQTIKHPVSFSGIGIHTGSQVNMTWKPAPLDHGIKFVRVDLEGKPEIDPHIRNIGDTTRWTTIGTNGTVIHTVEHVLATLNGYGIDNLIIELDGNEPPVGDGSAAPYVKLVKDAGIQPQEGKREIFQPREIVHVEVGDSLAVVVPSDQLRISCTIHYGKPGLDAQFLSLAIEPETFETQISPARTFALYEEIQHLIDHGLIKGGSLENAVLIRNESILATEPLRFRDEFVRHKILDVLGDIVLLGRPLAAHIITIRPGHSCNAALTKALAKVMEKEQPAPVSFAPPMAAGTPMEQAMDTMQLLNVLPHRYPFMLVDRIIKIEGEEKIIGLKNVTINEPFFQGHFPGHPIMPGVLQLEAIAQVAGVLMLRAGENAGKVAYFMSANNVKWRKPVRPGDQLIIEVEMGRARGKIAKAKGVCKVAGEVVSEAEVMFSVVEG